From one Thunnus maccoyii chromosome 6, fThuMac1.1, whole genome shotgun sequence genomic stretch:
- the LOC121898225 gene encoding odorant receptor 131-2-like, with protein MQNLTEFPLNATSHKRLSVIIKVCVVIPFFCVFLCFIVLMLHIFASHRQFLDTSRYILFAYMLVNDTLQLLSSVLLFLFVMGQVKFAIVYCVPLLFISTVTFQNTPLILATMSLERYVAIFYPLQCPATWRSDRIWIIILSLWLISCISPVIDHSIGKRYPAVDAFSTPVLCKPVVINLSPIQTLIKVAVSVLFFAVVAVIILFTYMRILLETRKMRQDRVSVSKAMHTVLLHGFQLLLCMLAYTLPITETLIVLHANWLPEDIAFFNYFCFILIPRFLSPLIYGFRDQSLRVYIGKTFLCCTNKVKPRVRGKPQDCFLN; from the coding sequence ATGCAGAATCTGACTGAATTTCCACTCAATGCAACATCCCACAAAAGACTGTCTGTGATAATCAAAGTGTGTGTGGTTATCCCCTTCTTCTGCGTCTTCCTCTGCTTCATTGTCCTCATGCTTCACATCTTTGCATCTCACAGGCAGTTTCTGGACACCTCACGCTACATCCTGTTTGCCTACATGCTAGTCAATGACACCCTTCAGctcctgtcctctgtcttgCTCTTCCTCTTTGTCATGGGCCAGGTAAAATTTGCCATTGTCTACTGTGTTCCTCTGCTGTTCATATCCACAGTCACTTTCCAGAACACACCCTTAATCCTGGCCACCATGTCACTGGAGCGTTACGTTGCCATCTTCTATCCTCTCCAGTGCCCGGCCACCTGGCGCTCAGACCGCATCTGGATCATTATACTGTCTCTGTGGCTCATCAGCTGTATCTCCCCTGTCATTGACCACTCCATCGGGAAACGTTACCCTGCTGTGGATGCCTTCTCTACCCCTGTGCTTTGTAAACCTGTCGTCATCAACTTATCTCCAATCCAGACATTAATCAAAGTTGCTGTGAGTGTGCTCTTCTTTGCAGTTGTGGCTGTCATCATCCTCTTCACATACATGAGAATCCTGCTGGAAACCAGGAAGATGAGACAAGACCGAGTGTCTGTGAGCAAAGCCATGCACACTGTGCTGCTGCACGGCTTTCAGCTGTTGCTGTGCATGTTGGCCTACACTCTCCCCATCACTGAAACTCTCATAGTGCTGCATGCCAACTGGCTACCAGAAGACATCGCCTTTTTCAATTACTTCTGTTTCATCCTCATTCCACGCTTTCTCAGCCCGCTCATCTACGGTTTTCGGGATCAGAGTCTCAGGGTCTACATTGGGAAAACTTTCCTCTGCTGCACAAACAAGGTCAAACCACGTGTCAGAGGCAAACCGCAGGACTGCTTTTTAAACTGA